The stretch of DNA CCGACGAGGCCTCCTACTCGTTCTCCGCCAGGAAGGCCGAGCTCTCGCTGATGAACAAGATCACCACCAGATACGCACACACGCAAGAAGCGCCTTCGGACGAAGGAAAGGCCGCCCTCGACGAGCTCGAGAAGCGGCTGAATCTCATCAGACCCCAATAGGAGAAGAACATGGGCAAGATCAACGACATGCGCGCACAGCGCGCGAAGACCTGGGAACAGGCCAAGGCATTCCTCGATTCCAGGCGCAACGAAAAGGGCATCCTGGGCGCCGAGGACAGGGCGACCTACGAACGGATGGAGGCGGAGATCGTGGACCTCGGAGCCGAGATCGAGAGGCAGGAACGCATCGAGGCATACGAGCGAGAGCTGAACGCACACGTGGGCTCTCCCATCACCAGCCGCCCCGAGACCGCTGCCAAGGGCGAGAAGAAGGGGGGCCGTGCAAGCGACGAGTACCGCCAGGCATTCTGGAACCACCTGCGCCGCCGCGAGAACGCACCTGAACTGCGCAACGCCCTGCAGGTGGGAACCGACAGCGAGGGCGGATACCTGGTTCCCGACGAGTTCGAGCACACCCTCATCGAGGCGCTTCAGGAGGAGAACATCTTCCGCTCGATCGCACGCATCATCCAGACCTCCAGCGGCGACCGCAAGATTCCCATCAGTGCCTCCAAGGGCGAGGCTGCATGGATCGACGAGGAGGGAGCATATCCGGAGAGCGATGACTCCTTCGGGCAGGTATCCATCAGCGCCTACAAGCTGGGCACGATCATCAAGGTGAGCGAGGAGCTGATCAACGACAGCGTGTTCGACATCGAGGGATACATCGCACGCGAGTACGCGCGTCGCATCGGGGCCAAGGAAGAGGCGGCCTGCTTCACCGGCGACGGGACCGGAAAGCCGCTGGGCATCCTTGCAACAAGCGGAGGTGCGCAGGTGGGAGTGACGGCGGCATCGGCTGCAGCCCTCAGCTGCGACGAGGTCATCGACCTGTACCATGCGCTTCGCTCCCCCTACCGCAAGAACGCGGTGTGGCTGACCAACGACTCGACGATCAAGGCGCTGAGAAAGCTCAAGGACGGCAACGGGCAGTACATCTGGCAGCCCTCGCTGACTGCGGGCACCCCCGACACCATCCTCAGCCGGCCTGTGAAGACCTCGGCCTACATGCCCGAGATCGCAGCAGGGGCGAAGACGCTGGCCTTCGGGGACTTCTCGTACTACTGGATCGCCGACCGCCAGGGCAGGACCTTCAAGCGCCTGGGCGAGCTGTTCGCCCCCACCGGCCAGGTTGGCTTTCTGGGCAGCCAGCGCGTGGACGGGCGCCTGATCCTTCCCGAGGCCGTCAAGGTCCTCGTGCAGAAGGCCTAGGGGGATGACGATGGGATACAACACCAAGAACCATAGGAGCCAGGGCGGGGAGTCCATCCACATCGGAGGCGAGGTGATCCTTGC from Candidatus Cloacimonadota bacterium encodes:
- a CDS encoding phage major capsid protein — encoded protein: MGKINDMRAQRAKTWEQAKAFLDSRRNEKGILGAEDRATYERMEAEIVDLGAEIERQERIEAYERELNAHVGSPITSRPETAAKGEKKGGRASDEYRQAFWNHLRRRENAPELRNALQVGTDSEGGYLVPDEFEHTLIEALQEENIFRSIARIIQTSSGDRKIPISASKGEAAWIDEEGAYPESDDSFGQVSISAYKLGTIIKVSEELINDSVFDIEGYIAREYARRIGAKEEAACFTGDGTGKPLGILATSGGAQVGVTAASAAALSCDEVIDLYHALRSPYRKNAVWLTNDSTIKALRKLKDGNGQYIWQPSLTAGTPDTILSRPVKTSAYMPEIAAGAKTLAFGDFSYYWIADRQGRTFKRLGELFAPTGQVGFLGSQRVDGRLILPEAVKVLVQKA